In the Acropora muricata isolate sample 2 chromosome 10, ASM3666990v1, whole genome shotgun sequence genome, one interval contains:
- the LOC136931977 gene encoding uncharacterized protein isoform X3, whose product MWRFQSLAAVGLLLALLLLQGTLGNKAAGLRKLFLDTDPLEEMSENGTPLFEQNEGVLFSSASAASSQMPVPTAALPSASLASSAMLVVTPALSSAVAVVSGASSSIVNPKPALPSECYNYAVLNQFNRAITYRGARRFCDGRLSGWYRFVGKAGSKMPHSCVTGRRCGTNGPGWLVGRHPSVSEGVARRRVCFADSRGGWYYRSCCRWSTYISVRNCGTFFVYKLRRPRTCNIRYCGDGIPPKPRPSLASSRMLVVTPALSSECYNYAVLNQFNRAITYRGARRFCDGRLSGWYRFVGKAGSKMPHSCVSGRRCGTNGPGWLVGRHPSVSEGVARRRVCFADSRGGWYYRSCCRWSTYISVRNCGTFFVYKLRRPRTCNIRYCGDGIPPKPRPSVASSQVLVPTPALSSASLASSQMLVVTPALSSECYNYAVLDQSNRAITYRGARRFCDGRLSGWYRFVGKAGSKMPHSCVSGRRCGTNGPGWLVGRHPSVSEGVARRRVCFAGSRTWFYRSSCCRWSTYISVRNCGTFFVYKLRRPPTCNLRYCGDGIPPKPRPSIASSQVLVPTPALSSASLASSQMLVVTPALSSECYNYAVLDQSNRAITYRGASHFCDSRLSGWYRFVGKAGSKMPHSCVSERRCGTNGPGWLVGRHPSVSEGVARRRVCFGGSRGWFYRSSCCRWSTYISVRNCGTFFVYKLRRPPTCNLRYCGDGIPPKPRPFIASSQVLIPTPALSSASSQMVVVTPALPSASLASSQMLVVTPALSSASLPSSQGLVSTLALSSGRASLASSQMLGVVTPALSSVSSQMLVPTPALPLTLASSSAVLLHTSSLSADTSKGVFLSCLRNTMMVRIPRDRLPSHLDSIQLHLNDPRCGALHVDKKNVLLRTSLTGCGTIWRFIDGKNSFHNNVVISSGNKRSIVRVPFRCSYSRYGLPGVGSRGN is encoded by the exons ATGTGGCGTTTCCAATCACTGGCTGCTGTCGGGTTACTTCTCGCTTTGTTATTATTACAAG GGACTCTTGGTAATAAGGCCGCTGGGCTGAGAAAACTTTTTCTAGACACAG ACCCTTTGGAAGAGATGAGTGAAAATGGCACGCCCCTCTTTGAGCAAAATGAAG GTGTGTTATTTTCATCAG CATCTGCAGCTTCAAGTCAAATGCCCGTCCCAACAGCAGCTTTGCCATCGG CATCTTTAGCTTCAAGTGCAATGCTCGTAGTAACACCGGCTTTGTCATCGG CGGTTGCTGTCGTTTCGGGTGCCTCATCGTCCATTGTGAACCCTAAACCTGCACTTCCCTCAG AATGCTACAATTATGCAGTCCTCAATCAATTCAACAGAGCAATAACCTACCGAGGTGCCCGTCGCTTCTGCGATGGTCGACTATCCGGTTGGTACAGATTTGTCGGCAAAGCTGGAAGCAAAATGCCTCACTCGTGCGTTACTGGGCGACGTTGTGGAACTAATGGGCCCGGGTGGTTAGTTGGTCGCCACCCTTCAGTTTCTGAGGGAGTTGCACGGAGACGAGTTTGCTTTGCCGATTCCCGCGGTGGTTGGTACTATCGATCTTGTTGCCGATGGTCAACTTACATCTCCGTGCGCAACTGTGGAACATTCTTTGTTTACAAACTGCGTCGCCCACGCACCTGCAATATACGTTACTGTGGCGATGGAATACCTCCAAAACCCCGAC CATCTTTAGCTTCAAGTCGAATGCTCGTAGTAACACCGGCTTTGTCTTCGG AATGCTACAATTATGCAGTCCTCAATCAATTCAACAGAGCAATAACCTACCGAGGTGCCCGTCGCTTCTGCGATGGTCGACTATCCGGTTGGTACAGATTTGTCGGCAAAGCTGGAAGCAAAATGCCTCACTCGTGCGTTTCTGGGCGACGCTGTGGAACTAATGGGCCCGGGTGGCTAGTTGGTCGCCACCCTTCAGTTTCTGAGGGAGTTGCTCGGAGACGAGTTTGCTTTGCCGATTCCCGCGGTGGTTGGTACTATCGATCTTGTTGCCGATGGTCAACTTACATCTCCGTGCGCAACTGTGGAACATTCTTTGTTTACAAACTGCGTCGCCCACGCACCTGCAATATACGTTACTGTGGCGATGGAATACCTCCAAAACCCCGAC CATCTGTAGCTTCAAGTCAAGTGCTCGTCCCAACACCAGCTTTGTCATCGG CATCTTTAGCTTCAAGTCAAATGCTCGTAGTAACACCGGCTTTGTCTTCGG AATGCTACAATTATGCAGTCCTCGATCAATCCAACAGAGCAATAACCTACCGAGGTGCCCGTCGCTTCTGCGATGGTCGACTATCCGGTTGGTACAGATTTGTCGGCAAAGCTGGAAGCAAAATGCCTCACTCGTGCGTTTCTGGGCGACGCTGTGGAACTAATGGGCCCGGGTGGCTAGTTGGTCGCCACCCTTCAGTTTCTGAGGGAGTTGCTCGGAGACGAGTTTGCTTTGCCGGTTCTCGTACTTGGTTTTATCGATCTTCTTGTTGCCGATGGTCAACTTACATCTCCGTGCGCAACTGTGGAACATTCTTTGTTTACAAACTGCGTCGCCCACCCACCTGCAATTTACGTTACTGTGGCGATGGAATACCTCCAAAACCCCGAC CATCTATAGCTTCAAGTCAAGTGCTCGTCCCAACACCAGCTTTGTCATCGG CATCTTTAGCTTCAAGTCAAATGCTCGTAGTAACACCGGCTTTGTCTTCGG AATGCTACAATTATGCAGTCCTCGATCAATCCAACAGAGCAATAACCTACCGAGGTGCCTCTCATTTCTGCGATAGTCGACTATCCGGTTGGTACAGATTTGTCGGCAAAGCTGGAAGCAAAATGCCTCACTCGTGCGTTTCTGAGCGACGCTGTGGAACTAATGGGCCCGGGTGGCTAGTTGGTCGCCACCCTTCAGTTTCTGAGGGAGTTGCTCGGAGACGAGTTTGCTTTGGCGGTTCCCGTGGTTGGTTTTATCGATCTTCTTGTTGCCGATGGTCAACTTACATCTCCGTGCGCAACTGTGGAACATTCTTTGTTTACAAACTGCGTCGCCCACCCACCTGCAATTTACGTTACTGTGGCGATGGAATACCTCCAAAACCCCGAC CATTTATAGCTTCAAGTCAAGTGCTCATCCCTACACCTGCTTTGTCATCGG CTTCAAGTCAAATGGTCGTAGTAACACCAGCTTTGCCATCGG CATCTTTAGCTTCAAGTCAAATGCTCGTAGTAACACCGGCGTTGTCTTCGG CATCTTTACCTTCAAGCCAAGGGCTCGTCTCAACACTAGCTTTGTCATCGGGCCGGG CATCTTTAGCTTCAAGTCAAATGCTCGGCGTAGTAACACCGGCTTTGTCATCGG TTTCAAGTCAAATGCTCGTCCCAACACCGGCTTTGCCATTGA CGTTGGCTTCTTCTAGTGCTGTTCTTTTACACACTTCTTCTTTGTCTGCTG ATACCAGTAAAGGGGTTTTCCTCTCGTGCTTGCGAAATACAATGATGGTAAGGATACCACGAGACCGTCTACCTTCCCACTTGGACTCGATTCAGCTTCATCTGAACGATCCCAGATGTGGCGCCTTACACGTCGATAAGAAAAATGTCCTGCTGAGAACTTCATTAACGGGCTGTGGTACGATCTGGAG
- the LOC136931977 gene encoding uncharacterized protein isoform X7, with translation MWRFQSLAAVGLLLALLLLQGTLGNKAAGLRKLFLDTDPLEEMSENGTPLFEQNEGVLFSSASAASSQMPVPTAALPSASLASSAMLVVTPALSSAVAVVSGASSSIVNPKPALPSECYNYAVLNQFNRAITYRGARRFCDGRLSGWYRFVGKAGSKMPHSCVTGRRCGTNGPGWLVGRHPSVSEGVARRRVCFADSRGGWYYRSCCRWSTYISVRNCGTFFVYKLRRPRTCNIRYCGDGIPPKPRPSLASSRMLVVTPALSSECYNYAVLNQFNRAITYRGARRFCDGRLSGWYRFVGKAGSKMPHSCVSGRRCGTNGPGWLVGRHPSVSEGVARRRVCFADSRGGWYYRSCCRWSTYISVRNCGTFFVYKLRRPRTCNIRYCGDGIPPKPRPSVASSQVLVPTPALSSASLASSQMLVVTPALSSECYNYAVLDQSNRAITYRGARRFCDGRLSGWYRFVGKAGSKMPHSCVSGRRCGTNGPGWLVGRHPSVSEGVARRRVCFAGSRTWFYRSSCCRWSTYISVRNCGTFFVYKLRRPPTCNLRYCGDGIPPKPRPSIASSQVLVPTPALSSASLASSQMLVVTPALSSASLPSSQGLVSTLALSSGRASLASSQMLGVVTPALSSASIVSSQMLVPTPALPLTLASSSAVLLHTSSLSADTSKGVFLSCLRNTMMVRIPRDRLPSHLDSIQLHLNDPRCGALHVDKKNVLLRTSLTGCGTIWRFIDGKNSFHNNVVISSGNKRSIVRVPFRCSYSRYGLPGVGSRGN, from the exons ATGTGGCGTTTCCAATCACTGGCTGCTGTCGGGTTACTTCTCGCTTTGTTATTATTACAAG GGACTCTTGGTAATAAGGCCGCTGGGCTGAGAAAACTTTTTCTAGACACAG ACCCTTTGGAAGAGATGAGTGAAAATGGCACGCCCCTCTTTGAGCAAAATGAAG GTGTGTTATTTTCATCAG CATCTGCAGCTTCAAGTCAAATGCCCGTCCCAACAGCAGCTTTGCCATCGG CATCTTTAGCTTCAAGTGCAATGCTCGTAGTAACACCGGCTTTGTCATCGG CGGTTGCTGTCGTTTCGGGTGCCTCATCGTCCATTGTGAACCCTAAACCTGCACTTCCCTCAG AATGCTACAATTATGCAGTCCTCAATCAATTCAACAGAGCAATAACCTACCGAGGTGCCCGTCGCTTCTGCGATGGTCGACTATCCGGTTGGTACAGATTTGTCGGCAAAGCTGGAAGCAAAATGCCTCACTCGTGCGTTACTGGGCGACGTTGTGGAACTAATGGGCCCGGGTGGTTAGTTGGTCGCCACCCTTCAGTTTCTGAGGGAGTTGCACGGAGACGAGTTTGCTTTGCCGATTCCCGCGGTGGTTGGTACTATCGATCTTGTTGCCGATGGTCAACTTACATCTCCGTGCGCAACTGTGGAACATTCTTTGTTTACAAACTGCGTCGCCCACGCACCTGCAATATACGTTACTGTGGCGATGGAATACCTCCAAAACCCCGAC CATCTTTAGCTTCAAGTCGAATGCTCGTAGTAACACCGGCTTTGTCTTCGG AATGCTACAATTATGCAGTCCTCAATCAATTCAACAGAGCAATAACCTACCGAGGTGCCCGTCGCTTCTGCGATGGTCGACTATCCGGTTGGTACAGATTTGTCGGCAAAGCTGGAAGCAAAATGCCTCACTCGTGCGTTTCTGGGCGACGCTGTGGAACTAATGGGCCCGGGTGGCTAGTTGGTCGCCACCCTTCAGTTTCTGAGGGAGTTGCTCGGAGACGAGTTTGCTTTGCCGATTCCCGCGGTGGTTGGTACTATCGATCTTGTTGCCGATGGTCAACTTACATCTCCGTGCGCAACTGTGGAACATTCTTTGTTTACAAACTGCGTCGCCCACGCACCTGCAATATACGTTACTGTGGCGATGGAATACCTCCAAAACCCCGAC CATCTGTAGCTTCAAGTCAAGTGCTCGTCCCAACACCAGCTTTGTCATCGG CATCTTTAGCTTCAAGTCAAATGCTCGTAGTAACACCGGCTTTGTCTTCGG AATGCTACAATTATGCAGTCCTCGATCAATCCAACAGAGCAATAACCTACCGAGGTGCCCGTCGCTTCTGCGATGGTCGACTATCCGGTTGGTACAGATTTGTCGGCAAAGCTGGAAGCAAAATGCCTCACTCGTGCGTTTCTGGGCGACGCTGTGGAACTAATGGGCCCGGGTGGCTAGTTGGTCGCCACCCTTCAGTTTCTGAGGGAGTTGCTCGGAGACGAGTTTGCTTTGCCGGTTCTCGTACTTGGTTTTATCGATCTTCTTGTTGCCGATGGTCAACTTACATCTCCGTGCGCAACTGTGGAACATTCTTTGTTTACAAACTGCGTCGCCCACCCACCTGCAATTTACGTTACTGTGGCGATGGAATACCTCCAAAACCCCGAC CATCTATAGCTTCAAGTCAAGTGCTCGTCCCAACACCAGCTTTGTCATCGG CATCTTTAGCTTCAAGTCAAATGCTCGTAGTAACACCGGCTTTGTCTTCGG CATCTTTACCTTCAAGCCAAGGGCTCGTCTCAACACTAGCTTTGTCATCGGGCCGGG CATCTTTAGCTTCAAGTCAAATGCTCGGCGTAGTAACACCGGCTTTGTCATCGG CATCTATAGTTTCAAGTCAAATGCTCGTCCCAACACCGGCTTTGCCATTGA CGTTGGCTTCTTCTAGTGCTGTTCTTTTACACACTTCTTCTTTGTCTGCTG ATACCAGTAAAGGGGTTTTCCTCTCGTGCTTGCGAAATACAATGATGGTAAGGATACCACGAGACCGTCTACCTTCCCACTTGGACTCGATTCAGCTTCATCTGAACGATCCCAGATGTGGCGCCTTACACGTCGATAAGAAAAATGTCCTGCTGAGAACTTCATTAACGGGCTGTGGTACGATCTGGAG
- the LOC136931977 gene encoding uncharacterized protein isoform X8, with translation MWRFQSLAAVGLLLALLLLQGTLGNKAAGLRKLFLDTDPLEEMSENGTPLFEQNEGVLFSSASAASSQMPVPTAALPSASLASSAMLVVTPALSSAVAVVSGASSSIVNPKPALPSECYNYAVLNQFNRAITYRGARRFCDGRLSGWYRFVGKAGSKMPHSCVTGRRCGTNGPGWLVGRHPSVSEGVARRRVCFADSRGGWYYRSCCRWSTYISVRNCGTFFVYKLRRPRTCNIRYCGDGIPPKPRPSLASSRMLVVTPALSSECYNYAVLNQFNRAITYRGARRFCDGRLSGWYRFVGKAGSKMPHSCVSGRRCGTNGPGWLVGRHPSVSEGVARRRVCFADSRGGWYYRSCCRWSTYISVRNCGTFFVYKLRRPRTCNIRYCGDGIPPKPRPSVASSQVLVPTPALSSASLASSQMLVVTPALSSECYNYAVLDQSNRAITYRGARRFCDGRLSGWYRFVGKAGSKMPHSCVSGRRCGTNGPGWLVGRHPSVSEGVARRRVCFAGSRTWFYRSSCCRWSTYISVRNCGTFFVYKLRRPPTCNLRYCGDGIPPKPRPSIASSQVLVPTPALSSASLASSQMLVVTPALSSASLPSSQGLVSTLALSSGRASLASSQMLGVVTPALSSVSSQMLVPTPALPLTLASSSAVLLHTSSLSADTSKGVFLSCLRNTMMVRIPRDRLPSHLDSIQLHLNDPRCGALHVDKKNVLLRTSLTGCGTIWRFIDGKNSFHNNVVISSGNKRSIVRVPFRCSYSRYGLPGVGSRGN, from the exons ATGTGGCGTTTCCAATCACTGGCTGCTGTCGGGTTACTTCTCGCTTTGTTATTATTACAAG GGACTCTTGGTAATAAGGCCGCTGGGCTGAGAAAACTTTTTCTAGACACAG ACCCTTTGGAAGAGATGAGTGAAAATGGCACGCCCCTCTTTGAGCAAAATGAAG GTGTGTTATTTTCATCAG CATCTGCAGCTTCAAGTCAAATGCCCGTCCCAACAGCAGCTTTGCCATCGG CATCTTTAGCTTCAAGTGCAATGCTCGTAGTAACACCGGCTTTGTCATCGG CGGTTGCTGTCGTTTCGGGTGCCTCATCGTCCATTGTGAACCCTAAACCTGCACTTCCCTCAG AATGCTACAATTATGCAGTCCTCAATCAATTCAACAGAGCAATAACCTACCGAGGTGCCCGTCGCTTCTGCGATGGTCGACTATCCGGTTGGTACAGATTTGTCGGCAAAGCTGGAAGCAAAATGCCTCACTCGTGCGTTACTGGGCGACGTTGTGGAACTAATGGGCCCGGGTGGTTAGTTGGTCGCCACCCTTCAGTTTCTGAGGGAGTTGCACGGAGACGAGTTTGCTTTGCCGATTCCCGCGGTGGTTGGTACTATCGATCTTGTTGCCGATGGTCAACTTACATCTCCGTGCGCAACTGTGGAACATTCTTTGTTTACAAACTGCGTCGCCCACGCACCTGCAATATACGTTACTGTGGCGATGGAATACCTCCAAAACCCCGAC CATCTTTAGCTTCAAGTCGAATGCTCGTAGTAACACCGGCTTTGTCTTCGG AATGCTACAATTATGCAGTCCTCAATCAATTCAACAGAGCAATAACCTACCGAGGTGCCCGTCGCTTCTGCGATGGTCGACTATCCGGTTGGTACAGATTTGTCGGCAAAGCTGGAAGCAAAATGCCTCACTCGTGCGTTTCTGGGCGACGCTGTGGAACTAATGGGCCCGGGTGGCTAGTTGGTCGCCACCCTTCAGTTTCTGAGGGAGTTGCTCGGAGACGAGTTTGCTTTGCCGATTCCCGCGGTGGTTGGTACTATCGATCTTGTTGCCGATGGTCAACTTACATCTCCGTGCGCAACTGTGGAACATTCTTTGTTTACAAACTGCGTCGCCCACGCACCTGCAATATACGTTACTGTGGCGATGGAATACCTCCAAAACCCCGAC CATCTGTAGCTTCAAGTCAAGTGCTCGTCCCAACACCAGCTTTGTCATCGG CATCTTTAGCTTCAAGTCAAATGCTCGTAGTAACACCGGCTTTGTCTTCGG AATGCTACAATTATGCAGTCCTCGATCAATCCAACAGAGCAATAACCTACCGAGGTGCCCGTCGCTTCTGCGATGGTCGACTATCCGGTTGGTACAGATTTGTCGGCAAAGCTGGAAGCAAAATGCCTCACTCGTGCGTTTCTGGGCGACGCTGTGGAACTAATGGGCCCGGGTGGCTAGTTGGTCGCCACCCTTCAGTTTCTGAGGGAGTTGCTCGGAGACGAGTTTGCTTTGCCGGTTCTCGTACTTGGTTTTATCGATCTTCTTGTTGCCGATGGTCAACTTACATCTCCGTGCGCAACTGTGGAACATTCTTTGTTTACAAACTGCGTCGCCCACCCACCTGCAATTTACGTTACTGTGGCGATGGAATACCTCCAAAACCCCGAC CATCTATAGCTTCAAGTCAAGTGCTCGTCCCAACACCAGCTTTGTCATCGG CATCTTTAGCTTCAAGTCAAATGCTCGTAGTAACACCGGCTTTGTCTTCGG CATCTTTACCTTCAAGCCAAGGGCTCGTCTCAACACTAGCTTTGTCATCGGGCCGGG CATCTTTAGCTTCAAGTCAAATGCTCGGCGTAGTAACACCGGCTTTGTCATCGG TTTCAAGTCAAATGCTCGTCCCAACACCGGCTTTGCCATTGA CGTTGGCTTCTTCTAGTGCTGTTCTTTTACACACTTCTTCTTTGTCTGCTG ATACCAGTAAAGGGGTTTTCCTCTCGTGCTTGCGAAATACAATGATGGTAAGGATACCACGAGACCGTCTACCTTCCCACTTGGACTCGATTCAGCTTCATCTGAACGATCCCAGATGTGGCGCCTTACACGTCGATAAGAAAAATGTCCTGCTGAGAACTTCATTAACGGGCTGTGGTACGATCTGGAG
- the LOC136931977 gene encoding uncharacterized protein isoform X1 yields MWRFQSLAAVGLLLALLLLQGTLGNKAAGLRKLFLDTDPLEEMSENGTPLFEQNEGVLFSSASAASSQMPVPTAALPSASLASSAMLVVTPALSSAVAVVSGASSSIVNPKPALPSECYNYAVLNQFNRAITYRGARRFCDGRLSGWYRFVGKAGSKMPHSCVTGRRCGTNGPGWLVGRHPSVSEGVARRRVCFADSRGGWYYRSCCRWSTYISVRNCGTFFVYKLRRPRTCNIRYCGDGIPPKPRPSLASSRMLVVTPALSSECYNYAVLNQFNRAITYRGARRFCDGRLSGWYRFVGKAGSKMPHSCVSGRRCGTNGPGWLVGRHPSVSEGVARRRVCFADSRGGWYYRSCCRWSTYISVRNCGTFFVYKLRRPRTCNIRYCGDGIPPKPRPSVASSQVLVPTPALSSASLASSQMLVVTPALSSECYNYAVLDQSNRAITYRGARRFCDGRLSGWYRFVGKAGSKMPHSCVSGRRCGTNGPGWLVGRHPSVSEGVARRRVCFAGSRTWFYRSSCCRWSTYISVRNCGTFFVYKLRRPPTCNLRYCGDGIPPKPRPSIASSQVLVPTPALSSASLASSQMLVVTPALSSECYNYAVLDQSNRAITYRGASHFCDSRLSGWYRFVGKAGSKMPHSCVSERRCGTNGPGWLVGRHPSVSEGVARRRVCFGGSRGWFYRSSCCRWSTYISVRNCGTFFVYKLRRPPTCNLRYCGDGIPPKPRPFIASSQVLIPTPALSSASSQMVVVTPALPSASLASSQMLVVTPALSSASLPSSQGLVSTLALSSGRASLASSQMLGVVTPALSSASIVSSQMLVPTPALPLTLASSSAVLLHTSSLSADTSKGVFLSCLRNTMMVRIPRDRLPSHLDSIQLHLNDPRCGALHVDKKNVLLRTSLTGCGTIWRFIDGKNSFHNNVVISSGNKRSIVRVPFRCSYSRYGLPGVGSRGN; encoded by the exons ATGTGGCGTTTCCAATCACTGGCTGCTGTCGGGTTACTTCTCGCTTTGTTATTATTACAAG GGACTCTTGGTAATAAGGCCGCTGGGCTGAGAAAACTTTTTCTAGACACAG ACCCTTTGGAAGAGATGAGTGAAAATGGCACGCCCCTCTTTGAGCAAAATGAAG GTGTGTTATTTTCATCAG CATCTGCAGCTTCAAGTCAAATGCCCGTCCCAACAGCAGCTTTGCCATCGG CATCTTTAGCTTCAAGTGCAATGCTCGTAGTAACACCGGCTTTGTCATCGG CGGTTGCTGTCGTTTCGGGTGCCTCATCGTCCATTGTGAACCCTAAACCTGCACTTCCCTCAG AATGCTACAATTATGCAGTCCTCAATCAATTCAACAGAGCAATAACCTACCGAGGTGCCCGTCGCTTCTGCGATGGTCGACTATCCGGTTGGTACAGATTTGTCGGCAAAGCTGGAAGCAAAATGCCTCACTCGTGCGTTACTGGGCGACGTTGTGGAACTAATGGGCCCGGGTGGTTAGTTGGTCGCCACCCTTCAGTTTCTGAGGGAGTTGCACGGAGACGAGTTTGCTTTGCCGATTCCCGCGGTGGTTGGTACTATCGATCTTGTTGCCGATGGTCAACTTACATCTCCGTGCGCAACTGTGGAACATTCTTTGTTTACAAACTGCGTCGCCCACGCACCTGCAATATACGTTACTGTGGCGATGGAATACCTCCAAAACCCCGAC CATCTTTAGCTTCAAGTCGAATGCTCGTAGTAACACCGGCTTTGTCTTCGG AATGCTACAATTATGCAGTCCTCAATCAATTCAACAGAGCAATAACCTACCGAGGTGCCCGTCGCTTCTGCGATGGTCGACTATCCGGTTGGTACAGATTTGTCGGCAAAGCTGGAAGCAAAATGCCTCACTCGTGCGTTTCTGGGCGACGCTGTGGAACTAATGGGCCCGGGTGGCTAGTTGGTCGCCACCCTTCAGTTTCTGAGGGAGTTGCTCGGAGACGAGTTTGCTTTGCCGATTCCCGCGGTGGTTGGTACTATCGATCTTGTTGCCGATGGTCAACTTACATCTCCGTGCGCAACTGTGGAACATTCTTTGTTTACAAACTGCGTCGCCCACGCACCTGCAATATACGTTACTGTGGCGATGGAATACCTCCAAAACCCCGAC CATCTGTAGCTTCAAGTCAAGTGCTCGTCCCAACACCAGCTTTGTCATCGG CATCTTTAGCTTCAAGTCAAATGCTCGTAGTAACACCGGCTTTGTCTTCGG AATGCTACAATTATGCAGTCCTCGATCAATCCAACAGAGCAATAACCTACCGAGGTGCCCGTCGCTTCTGCGATGGTCGACTATCCGGTTGGTACAGATTTGTCGGCAAAGCTGGAAGCAAAATGCCTCACTCGTGCGTTTCTGGGCGACGCTGTGGAACTAATGGGCCCGGGTGGCTAGTTGGTCGCCACCCTTCAGTTTCTGAGGGAGTTGCTCGGAGACGAGTTTGCTTTGCCGGTTCTCGTACTTGGTTTTATCGATCTTCTTGTTGCCGATGGTCAACTTACATCTCCGTGCGCAACTGTGGAACATTCTTTGTTTACAAACTGCGTCGCCCACCCACCTGCAATTTACGTTACTGTGGCGATGGAATACCTCCAAAACCCCGAC CATCTATAGCTTCAAGTCAAGTGCTCGTCCCAACACCAGCTTTGTCATCGG CATCTTTAGCTTCAAGTCAAATGCTCGTAGTAACACCGGCTTTGTCTTCGG AATGCTACAATTATGCAGTCCTCGATCAATCCAACAGAGCAATAACCTACCGAGGTGCCTCTCATTTCTGCGATAGTCGACTATCCGGTTGGTACAGATTTGTCGGCAAAGCTGGAAGCAAAATGCCTCACTCGTGCGTTTCTGAGCGACGCTGTGGAACTAATGGGCCCGGGTGGCTAGTTGGTCGCCACCCTTCAGTTTCTGAGGGAGTTGCTCGGAGACGAGTTTGCTTTGGCGGTTCCCGTGGTTGGTTTTATCGATCTTCTTGTTGCCGATGGTCAACTTACATCTCCGTGCGCAACTGTGGAACATTCTTTGTTTACAAACTGCGTCGCCCACCCACCTGCAATTTACGTTACTGTGGCGATGGAATACCTCCAAAACCCCGAC CATTTATAGCTTCAAGTCAAGTGCTCATCCCTACACCTGCTTTGTCATCGG CTTCAAGTCAAATGGTCGTAGTAACACCAGCTTTGCCATCGG CATCTTTAGCTTCAAGTCAAATGCTCGTAGTAACACCGGCGTTGTCTTCGG CATCTTTACCTTCAAGCCAAGGGCTCGTCTCAACACTAGCTTTGTCATCGGGCCGGG CATCTTTAGCTTCAAGTCAAATGCTCGGCGTAGTAACACCGGCTTTGTCATCGG CATCTATAGTTTCAAGTCAAATGCTCGTCCCAACACCGGCTTTGCCATTGA CGTTGGCTTCTTCTAGTGCTGTTCTTTTACACACTTCTTCTTTGTCTGCTG ATACCAGTAAAGGGGTTTTCCTCTCGTGCTTGCGAAATACAATGATGGTAAGGATACCACGAGACCGTCTACCTTCCCACTTGGACTCGATTCAGCTTCATCTGAACGATCCCAGATGTGGCGCCTTACACGTCGATAAGAAAAATGTCCTGCTGAGAACTTCATTAACGGGCTGTGGTACGATCTGGAG